The following are from one region of the Stigmatella ashevillena genome:
- a CDS encoding AAA family ATPase produces MNTDIRALTERVQQESSFVEALNQETGKVIVGQRYMLERILIGLLCNGHVLLEGVPGLAKTLTVRTIADTLSATFMRVQFTPDLLPADLVGTMIYNQQAANFTVRKGPIFANVVLADEINRAPAKVQSALLEAMAERQVTIGDQTFPLPAPFLVLATQNPIEQEGTYPLPEAQVDRFMLKVKVGYPTRDEEKVIMDRMSGGSSPRVNKIIGLEHIARARELVHLIYMDEKVKEYILNVVFATREPNKYGLKDLADYIQFGASPRATIALAQAARAHAFLRHRGFVTPEDVKAVAYDVLRHRVAVTYEAEAEELTPEKIIQRVFDRVEVP; encoded by the coding sequence ATGAACACGGATATCCGAGCACTCACCGAGAGGGTGCAGCAGGAAAGCAGCTTTGTTGAAGCCCTCAACCAGGAGACTGGAAAGGTCATCGTCGGGCAGCGGTACATGCTCGAGCGGATCCTCATCGGGTTGCTCTGCAACGGCCACGTGCTGCTGGAGGGTGTGCCCGGCCTGGCCAAGACGCTCACGGTGCGCACCATCGCGGACACCCTGAGCGCCACCTTCATGCGTGTTCAGTTCACCCCGGACCTGCTGCCGGCGGACCTGGTGGGCACGATGATCTACAACCAGCAGGCGGCGAACTTCACCGTCCGCAAGGGGCCCATCTTCGCCAACGTGGTGCTGGCGGACGAAATCAACCGCGCCCCGGCCAAGGTGCAGTCCGCGCTGCTGGAGGCCATGGCCGAGCGCCAAGTGACGATCGGCGACCAGACCTTCCCGTTGCCCGCGCCCTTCCTGGTGCTCGCCACCCAGAACCCCATCGAGCAGGAGGGCACCTATCCGCTGCCCGAGGCCCAGGTGGACCGCTTCATGCTCAAGGTGAAGGTGGGCTACCCCACGCGGGACGAAGAGAAGGTCATCATGGACCGCATGTCCGGGGGCTCGTCTCCCCGGGTCAACAAGATCATCGGCCTGGAGCACATCGCCAGGGCGCGCGAGCTCGTCCACCTCATCTATATGGATGAGAAGGTGAAGGAGTACATCCTCAACGTGGTGTTCGCCACGCGCGAGCCCAACAAGTACGGCCTGAAGGACCTGGCGGACTACATCCAGTTCGGGGCCAGCCCCCGCGCCACCATCGCGCTGGCGCAGGCGGCGCGCGCGCATGCCTTCCTGCGCCACCGGGGCTTCGTCACCCCGGAGGATGTGAAGGCCGTGGCGTACGATGTGCTGCGCCACCGCGTGGCGGTCACCTACGAGGCCGAGGCCGAGGAGCTGACCCCGGAGAAGATCATCCAGCGCGTGTTCGATCGCGTCGAAGTGCCGTAA
- a CDS encoding alpha/beta fold hydrolase translates to MPLTPGPIESHLLGQLAPMVESRSHWLPGGGSIRVLEGGSGPPVVLLHGRGHASPMWFSYLTVLARGRKVLAVDLPGFGLSSFPEMRLRRGEDGVRFFTEPVEELLQVLAPGPLALVGHSLGGLVALELALRGKVPVERLVLIDAMGLGPGMTPQARLFFRAGPERLARTLGAPLFERLIPPPETPLGRRLGMLGYELLAVPEGRAQATRAFNTLVPVVGGVFHRREQLASLSQPVLLVWGEREETLPVSEAVEAAKRIREVRLLRVMAGHSPHLERPEVVLPALKAFLGDAPSAAAGPAIAPGGA, encoded by the coding sequence ATGCCCTTGACCCCCGGCCCCATCGAGTCGCACCTGCTCGGGCAGCTCGCCCCGATGGTGGAGTCGCGCTCGCACTGGCTTCCCGGGGGCGGCTCCATCCGGGTCCTGGAAGGCGGCAGCGGCCCCCCCGTCGTGCTGCTGCACGGGCGCGGCCACGCCTCGCCCATGTGGTTTTCCTACCTCACGGTGCTGGCCCGAGGCCGGAAGGTGCTGGCCGTGGACCTGCCGGGCTTCGGCCTCTCCTCCTTCCCCGAGATGCGCCTGCGCCGGGGCGAGGACGGGGTGCGCTTCTTCACCGAGCCCGTGGAGGAGCTGCTCCAGGTGCTCGCCCCCGGGCCCCTGGCGCTCGTGGGCCACTCGCTCGGGGGACTGGTGGCGCTGGAGCTCGCCCTGCGGGGGAAGGTGCCCGTGGAGCGGCTGGTGCTCATCGACGCCATGGGGCTCGGCCCCGGGATGACGCCGCAGGCCCGCCTCTTCTTCCGGGCGGGGCCCGAGAGGCTGGCCCGGACGCTGGGAGCCCCTCTCTTCGAGCGCCTCATCCCTCCTCCGGAGACGCCGCTGGGCCGCCGGTTGGGGATGCTCGGCTACGAGCTGCTGGCCGTGCCCGAAGGCCGCGCCCAGGCCACCCGCGCCTTCAACACGCTGGTGCCCGTGGTGGGCGGCGTGTTCCACCGGCGCGAGCAGCTCGCCTCGCTGAGCCAGCCCGTGCTGCTCGTCTGGGGGGAGCGCGAGGAGACGCTGCCCGTCTCCGAGGCGGTGGAGGCGGCGAAGCGGATTCGCGAAGTCCGGCTGCTCCGGGTGATGGCCGGCCACAGCCCGCACCTGGAACGGCCCGAGGTGGTGCTTCCCGCGCTCAAGGCTTTTCTCGGCGACGCTCCGTCCGCGGCCGCAGGACCGGCCATCGCACCGGGAGGCGCGTGA
- a CDS encoding class I SAM-dependent methyltransferase: MERRSDWYDHPEYYEAIFGTDTVKEMDFLLQIHRHHGTGGSLLLEPACGAGRLVAEAVSRGLDVVGYDISEPMLAHARRRLKPSWRRRVQLYPSRMESFAEPALMGQVDLAFNLVSTFRYLDSEGAARAHLESTRRLLKPGGLYVLGFHLTDYARTTPERERWVGQVGADTVVCNTREGLPDRRLRRSPMRNRLRITGEDKDLLIETEWFFRTYDLAQVRRLFRSAGMKVLAMYDFDYCLEAPLGRDSPRLDRLFVLQGK; this comes from the coding sequence ATGGAAAGACGCTCCGACTGGTACGATCACCCCGAGTATTACGAGGCCATCTTCGGCACCGATACCGTCAAGGAGATGGACTTCCTCCTGCAAATCCATCGGCACCACGGCACTGGCGGCTCGCTGCTGCTCGAGCCCGCGTGTGGCGCCGGGCGCCTCGTGGCCGAGGCGGTAAGCCGGGGCCTGGACGTGGTGGGGTATGACATCTCCGAGCCGATGCTCGCGCACGCCCGCCGCCGCCTGAAGCCCTCCTGGCGGCGCCGCGTCCAGCTCTACCCGTCCCGGATGGAGTCCTTCGCCGAGCCCGCGCTGATGGGCCAGGTGGACCTGGCCTTCAACCTCGTGTCCACGTTCCGTTACCTGGACAGCGAGGGGGCGGCCCGCGCCCACCTGGAGTCCACCCGGCGCCTGCTCAAGCCCGGAGGCCTGTATGTGCTCGGCTTCCACCTCACCGACTATGCGCGCACCACCCCCGAGCGCGAGCGCTGGGTGGGCCAGGTGGGCGCGGACACCGTCGTCTGCAACACCCGCGAGGGGCTCCCGGACCGCCGCCTTCGCCGCTCGCCCATGCGCAACCGCCTGCGGATTACCGGCGAGGACAAGGACCTGCTCATCGAGACGGAGTGGTTCTTCCGGACCTATGACCTGGCCCAGGTCCGGCGCCTCTTTCGCTCTGCGGGAATGAAGGTTCTCGCCATGTATGACTTCGATTACTGTCTGGAGGCCCCCTTGGGTCGCGACAGTCCGAGGCTGGATCGCCTGTTTGTCCTCCAAGGGAAGTGA
- a CDS encoding ZIP family metal transporter yields MSPVVAAVTAYSFVIILGALVGALLVVFTRRPTQLVTFLAFAAGVMLGAAFFHMLPEAFHGGGYRSFTLVPAGFVFLLVLERFVLTHTCEEPLDCTEHMHHGLGFTAFIGLSVHTLVDGIALGSAVTEGVGMMAFIAITAHKVPSSLSLASILKAEGRSTRAILAYALFYGFMVPVGAALYLAFDAVLSFEKFSPWALAFSAGTFLYIAVSDLLPHVNRHGKDRRGSNLLVLGVGLLLMLALAQFADH; encoded by the coding sequence ATGTCGCCGGTAGTGGCCGCCGTCACCGCTTATTCTTTTGTCATCATCTTGGGAGCCCTCGTTGGCGCGCTGCTGGTGGTGTTCACCCGGCGGCCAACGCAACTGGTCACCTTCCTAGCGTTCGCCGCCGGGGTGATGCTCGGCGCGGCCTTCTTCCACATGCTGCCGGAGGCGTTCCACGGCGGAGGCTACCGGTCCTTCACGCTGGTGCCCGCGGGCTTCGTCTTCCTCCTGGTGCTCGAGCGCTTCGTGCTGACGCACACCTGCGAGGAGCCGCTCGACTGCACCGAGCACATGCACCACGGGCTGGGCTTCACCGCCTTCATCGGCCTGTCCGTCCACACGCTGGTGGATGGGATTGCCCTGGGCTCGGCGGTGACGGAGGGCGTGGGGATGATGGCCTTCATCGCCATCACCGCGCACAAGGTGCCTTCCTCGCTGTCGCTGGCCTCCATCCTCAAGGCGGAAGGCCGAAGCACGAGAGCCATCCTCGCCTACGCCCTCTTCTATGGGTTCATGGTGCCCGTGGGCGCGGCGCTCTACCTGGCCTTCGACGCGGTGCTGAGCTTCGAGAAGTTCTCACCCTGGGCGTTGGCCTTCTCCGCAGGCACCTTCCTCTACATCGCCGTGTCGGACCTGCTGCCCCACGTCAACCGGCATGGCAAGGACCGGCGGGGCAGCAACCTGCTGGTGCTCGGGGTTGGGTTGCTGTTGATGCTCGCGCTGGCGCAGTTCGCAGACCACTGA